In a genomic window of Equus caballus isolate H_3958 breed thoroughbred chromosome 9, TB-T2T, whole genome shotgun sequence:
- the GSDMD gene encoding gasdermin-D isoform X2: protein MASAFERVVKSVIRELDQRGELIPVDSLQSSTSFQPYCLLVRKPSRSWFWRHRYKCVNLSIRDILEPNAPEPAVERGGPFHFQDTVDGQVKGSVELTAPGHGRLGGGASVSGSSSASMNVCRLQVVPNTWVAMQQERRLRQPEHKILQQLRNRGVDVFVVTEVLQTQKEVEVTRTHKQEGSGQFVLPGAVGLQGQGQGHLSQRKTVTIPPGSILAFQVAQLVIGSDWDVLLFPGKKQRTFEPPQAGQRPSCEDRKPPQTLDVSSKSVSGFRIESDGSTEDGLVPTQDFQGLQKEVRAQAEGLEGLCKDLREQLLGGLRQVLREELALQALEEALEQGLCCGRVEEPLHGPGHAILDCMVLTSGVLEKDLAGPISYLLGALAVLNETQHVLLAELLETGTLLEQFELVRGSWGAVGAQRRLPGSCWRSAA, encoded by the exons ATGGCATCAGCCTTTGAGAGGGTAGTCAAGAGCGTCATCCGGGAGCTGGACCAAAGAGGGGAGCTCATCCCAGTGGACAGCCTGCAGAGCTCCACCAGCTTCCAGCCCTACTGCCTATTGGTCAGGAAGCCCTCGAGGTCGTGGTTCTGGAGACACCGCTACAAGTGTGTCAACCTGTCCATCAGGGACATCCTGGAGCCCAACGCCCCGGAACCAG CTGTGGAACGTGGCGGCCCCTTCCACTTCCAAGACACTGTGGACGGGCAGGTGAAGGGCAGTGTGGAGCTGACAGCCCCAGGACATGGGCGGTTGGGAGGTGGGGCCTCAGTGTCCGGCAGCTCCAGTGCCTCCATGAACGTGTGCAGACTTCAGGTCGTCCCCAACACCTGGGTGGCCATGCAACAAGAGCG GCGCCTGCGGCAGCCTGAGCACAAAATCCTGCAGCAGCTACGGAATCGTGGGGTCGATGTGTTCGTGGTGACGGAGGTGCTGCAGACGCAGAAGGAGGTGGAGGTCACCCGGACCCACAAGCAGGAGGGCTCGGGCCAGTTTGTGTTGCCTGGAGCCGTGGGCTTGCAG GGCCAGGGCCAAGGCCACCTGAGCCAGAGGAAGACGGTCACCATCCCCCCAGGCAGCATCCTCGCATTCCAAGTGGCCCAGCTGGTTATTGGCTCTGACTGGG ACGTCCTCCTCTTCCCGGGCAAGAAGCAGAGGACCTTCGAGCCGCCCCAGGCAG GCCAGAGGCCTTCCTGTGAAGACCGCAAGCCACCGCAGACTTTGGACGTCAGCTCCAAGAGCGTGTCAGGATTCAGGATCGAGTCGG ATGGGTCCACCGAAGACGGGTTGGTGCCCACCCAAGACTTCCAGGGCCTGCAGAAGGAGGTGAGGGCACAGGCCGAGGGCCTGGAGGGCTTGTGCAAGGACCTGCGTGAGCAGCTGCTGGGAGGCTTGCGGCAGGTGCTGCGGGAAGAGCTGGCCCTACAAGCCCTGGAGGAGGCG CTGGAGCAGGGCCTGTGCTGTGGGCGGGTGGAGGAGCCTCTACACGGTCCAGGGCACGCCATCCTTGACTGCATGGTGCTCACCTCCGGAGTGCTGGAAAAGGACCTCGCCGGCCCCATCTCCTACCTGCTGGGAGCACTGGCTG TGCTGAATGAAacccagcacgtgcttctggccgAGCTGCTGGAGACGGGGACCCTGTTGGAGCAGTTTGAGCTGGTGAGAGG CTCCTGGGGAGCAGTTGGGGCCCAGAGGCGCCTGCCTGGGTCCTGCTGGAGGAGTGCGGCCTAG
- the GSDMD gene encoding gasdermin-D isoform X1, protein MASAFERVVKSVIRELDQRGELIPVDSLQSSTSFQPYCLLVRKPSRSWFWRHRYKCVNLSIRDILEPNAPEPAVERGGPFHFQDTVDGQVKGSVELTAPGHGRLGGGASVSGSSSASMNVCRLQVVPNTWVAMQQERRLRQPEHKILQQLRNRGVDVFVVTEVLQTQKEVEVTRTHKQEGSGQFVLPGAVGLQGQGQGHLSQRKTVTIPPGSILAFQVAQLVIGSDWDVLLFPGKKQRTFEPPQAGQRPSCEDRKPPQTLDVSSKSVSGFRIESDGSTEDGLVPTQDFQGLQKEVRAQAEGLEGLCKDLREQLLGGLRQVLREELALQALEEALEQGLCCGRVEEPLHGPGHAILDCMVLTSGVLEKDLAGPISYLLGALAVLNETQHVLLAELLETGTLLEQFELVRSLLEQSSPWQSCRAVFLPPKLLGSSWGPEAPAWVLLEECGLGLQVGAPQVSWEPQAQGCTCALYACLAVLLRLSEPC, encoded by the exons ATGGCATCAGCCTTTGAGAGGGTAGTCAAGAGCGTCATCCGGGAGCTGGACCAAAGAGGGGAGCTCATCCCAGTGGACAGCCTGCAGAGCTCCACCAGCTTCCAGCCCTACTGCCTATTGGTCAGGAAGCCCTCGAGGTCGTGGTTCTGGAGACACCGCTACAAGTGTGTCAACCTGTCCATCAGGGACATCCTGGAGCCCAACGCCCCGGAACCAG CTGTGGAACGTGGCGGCCCCTTCCACTTCCAAGACACTGTGGACGGGCAGGTGAAGGGCAGTGTGGAGCTGACAGCCCCAGGACATGGGCGGTTGGGAGGTGGGGCCTCAGTGTCCGGCAGCTCCAGTGCCTCCATGAACGTGTGCAGACTTCAGGTCGTCCCCAACACCTGGGTGGCCATGCAACAAGAGCG GCGCCTGCGGCAGCCTGAGCACAAAATCCTGCAGCAGCTACGGAATCGTGGGGTCGATGTGTTCGTGGTGACGGAGGTGCTGCAGACGCAGAAGGAGGTGGAGGTCACCCGGACCCACAAGCAGGAGGGCTCGGGCCAGTTTGTGTTGCCTGGAGCCGTGGGCTTGCAG GGCCAGGGCCAAGGCCACCTGAGCCAGAGGAAGACGGTCACCATCCCCCCAGGCAGCATCCTCGCATTCCAAGTGGCCCAGCTGGTTATTGGCTCTGACTGGG ACGTCCTCCTCTTCCCGGGCAAGAAGCAGAGGACCTTCGAGCCGCCCCAGGCAG GCCAGAGGCCTTCCTGTGAAGACCGCAAGCCACCGCAGACTTTGGACGTCAGCTCCAAGAGCGTGTCAGGATTCAGGATCGAGTCGG ATGGGTCCACCGAAGACGGGTTGGTGCCCACCCAAGACTTCCAGGGCCTGCAGAAGGAGGTGAGGGCACAGGCCGAGGGCCTGGAGGGCTTGTGCAAGGACCTGCGTGAGCAGCTGCTGGGAGGCTTGCGGCAGGTGCTGCGGGAAGAGCTGGCCCTACAAGCCCTGGAGGAGGCG CTGGAGCAGGGCCTGTGCTGTGGGCGGGTGGAGGAGCCTCTACACGGTCCAGGGCACGCCATCCTTGACTGCATGGTGCTCACCTCCGGAGTGCTGGAAAAGGACCTCGCCGGCCCCATCTCCTACCTGCTGGGAGCACTGGCTG TGCTGAATGAAacccagcacgtgcttctggccgAGCTGCTGGAGACGGGGACCCTGTTGGAGCAGTTTGAGCTG GTGAGGAGCCTTTTGGAGCAGAGCTCCCCATGGCAGAGTTGCAGGGCTGTGTTCCTGCCACCCAAGCTCCTGGGGAGCAGTTGGGGCCCAGAGGCGCCTGCCTGGGTCCTGCTGGAGGAGTGCGGCCTAGGCCTGCAGGTGGGCGCCCCCCAGGTGTCCTGGGAGCCGCAGGCCCAGGGCTGCACGTGTGCACTTTACGCCTGCCTGGCGGTGCTGTTGAGGCTGAGCGAGCCCTGCTAG